A section of the Leishmania panamensis strain MHOM/PA/94/PSC-1 chromosome 3 sequence genome encodes:
- a CDS encoding aminoacyl-tRNA synthetase, putative (TriTrypDB/GeneDB-style sysID: LpmP.03.0660), whose protein sequence is MERCKQHLVTKNAAFLIERIQVFNESSATVELAAVRLNCEPARIAKSLSFSQRKVICKAEAKAHEKAKMKLSKQQQQQDGSGAGGSESVGTLPADLPTTAPDDANVIVIVAAGDAKVSAKKYKEKFACQPKMLKREEVEPYTGFPPGAVCPFGLHDAVKVYLDVSLRRFSYVYPAAGTANTSIKVTLDELEQYASNAIEWADLCEGWQPEVGVAASRAEDTCDGSGTAPHEVQNAGIAAKKAQNEASKSAEATA, encoded by the coding sequence ATGGAGCGTTgcaagcagcacctcgtcacCAAGAACGCGGCGTTCCTGATTGAGCGCATTCAGGTGTTCAAcgagagcagcgccacggtCGAGCTCGCCGCCGTTCGGCTGAACTGCGAGCCGGCCCGCATTGCCAAGTCGCTGTCGTTTTCGCAGAGGAAAGTCATCTGcaaggcagaggcgaaggcgcACGAGAAGGCGAAGATGAAACTGAgtaagcagcagcagcagcaggacggcagcggtgcggggGGGAGCGAAAGCGTGGGCACGTTGCCTGCCGACttgcccaccaccgcccctgACGACGCCAACGTCATCGTGATTGTGGCGGCGGGTGATGCAAAGGTGAGCGCGAAGAAGTACAAGGAGAAGTTTGCGTGTCAGCCCAAGATGCTGaagcgcgaggaggtggaacCGTACACGGGCTTCCCGCCCGGGGCAGTGTGCCCCTTCGGCCTCCACGACGCCGTCAAGGTGTACCTGGACGTCTCTCTAAGGCGTTTCTCATACGTATACCCGGCAGCGGGGACAGCTAACACCAGCATTAAGGTCACGCTCGACGAGCTCGAGCAGTACGCATCGAACGCTATTGAGTGGGCAGACCTCTGCGAGGGGTGGCAGCCGGAGGTAGGCGTCGCCGCTTCCAGGGCTGAGGACAcctgcgacggcagcggcaccgccccTCACGAGGTCCAGAATGCCGGCATTGCCGCCAAGAAGGCGCAGAACGAGGCGTCCAAgtcggcggaggcgacggcgtAA
- a CDS encoding hypothetical protein (TriTrypDB/GeneDB-style sysID: LpmP.03.0650), with amino-acid sequence MPTKQYIQLLQKLFVYLKRNSGRNVPHGISQVALIDDDDLTRWFIQLLYKDENNADFYVSLELVFSEDDDGEDGAAGRAWGESTGVGGARSLHRYPARHVRPSATAPHPTDAAPHLAATTSPPPVHRHDMTTTSSSTPSPQSSFSLVSGGAGGKAREVAACDGSRELTSWTVPGSPDGSSGLRASVRSTQQQRSDDDPNSRPTATTPEPYNELQRRPVDLGVARPQTGGSRRIARMPLVFVVAPRLIASFIHHGALCSLELMSQHWELTPENIVLLLVALYETLNPFAGDGRVSVDDAERMESRREAAAAAGVDSGGASPFTGAYSEEEHQLGMEYIHRAHPHLFRRYVDPTAAHAGAVRDGATSLPTSVSRGSLGAPAPLASHITTATAATGGGMVQRAHHDMYLGRGSAVAATGFDSVRLRASPHEAQTAATTLSFMELGSAHSPCGSHGSGALAPHVLRDMSRLNTAVYDALVATYAPPAEPLPASPPPPLHPIPPQQPQHPTAATTPVVMLLDSSALLADAEGVQLFQSGVRGVQQTVVSTTAVVDCKNSAADSTTPDMPAMLQQRTPSTMTTTPLPLPSAAMSIFTPVMNAERVLRARPPALSHVAYAPTPPHRAATNSEELQPPLQQRVAELWIPLTLPPPPIGTSSTPATSTATTRNVEGSGTTQVLRLSAAGVSCEGSAADDAAAPFPLEVHLLGDTDDDVQQARVACVLRNMRVSVTASREPSSGGSRKVSTSATQQHQQLRFSLQSSTAPSPTGDVHTCQIPCGLTLHCRNMYLYGHLRVFGGLVLHNCVFVGTLTTEELATVQVSHTHLALMPDDRLLQRLPPYRSGPFRRRRRAGRGAPPQRSPFTASPGAAAKTDKAAAASADTACSAAAAPPPPPALFYAQRKECVLVLDSSRVEMSEDTHVYRLMPYVHTAAAAAVCEWRRSSREVKTEKPGDKPKAVSHELDQGDNDDEVASISDDSEGSGNEGTAAAAAAVAPSLAAMMTVLRSLILVSNHGGLRLVRCTVNPGRHTERSIFAEQDAIVDMAHCTVTAAITSAVSVQGCRAYVEHCLFEGSPTTTAAATSPVQPAEAVPGEQGAEGDGVDAGSGDGIPSSDRSEMRQQKPAPPIRVNDTTRCTGLNVELGGTLTARHCTARHLYFAFCVIAHSVAHFYRCHAEDVVNGFTVDASAATLDGCSANTNHVGAFVLRKAKCILTDDRCGSFPRRCSLLGEAHETAYRAVMGELLQKQQEKKGGVVPPAISATESLWTSAAAVAERTARVARLARRHYEEQLPRSDTLSDAASATATAIHASHWPSPTASEMSSPQQTLGFFGGRFSLEVRDAALKATGVTLMNAHDTSVYAYEDSVVELEECVLWSTAEAEEAANAVAATVAAALGSAASPAPSATSATALKLTGLRASNSADGGTASALRSRSPRQRSCGVKAVHASLKARRCLMTGYSFGVAAIQSTQAELQECMVVNGINGYTIDHSQCRLQHCGADTSHVGLFALNNSRVEAHSTPHVVGVSACGRTPPPLICGGVPAVFCGDVYGVESQSSEVECTGITVLRGRDSGFNAYNRSVLRLTKCLVDVSPTDAARYVFHGNNHSSSSSGGGGGGAGKANAPGGGTGTAAAVGGGEGARVGKRGSSNEDGAAGKPDTWTRYLNLDVSLAEELVYSTSDGAPDHPHHDRLPSSVLCLADQQGNTAPHCDEVCEDGREEVMRPTAPAAATPPSALSSVVRSAPAVRTSGVKVWSGSQCHAQDTEVRCVTFGFASLGPETLLDAHHCTAKHVVNGFTSDGGALQLTKCSASSNHVGVYILSHAHCVVRRGSYTAKKYGIECRSGLLSLQGHVKIYGFSRIGLYLYDGAHCEADPDCVLDIHALKHASPWSSAMSSAAVAAAARTASGSASSTCLLQPSKSQQQPPMTTASATSFCSPEDVANVSDLLPACIALDEATAHLPQAVLGGGARCGITCGDGATGFIGKSIVYDCSLVGVNVFYGAHLTLANALLRCAQQYAVVVHAGGVCRITRKPEGDETVNNDHGPDMGSDEEAEDRGAGSSGGLRGILGWHGPGAAVSAAVRRLRSLASHIVAVPWRVAHQWAVRSNPNDGAAAAAATEPVVEDGSSCGTVLANARARSFAPRSTAYTAAAGRTAMLPALTSSAPRTPRHPPPRVTTCTQRLSSDASLRRSAGTRSAASPSSATATTASPVTIRAGDVDGALLAEDEDEEVGGSRSVPLTRAVRRRLKWLCWEAHLDTRLPFRLNTLMMPVAAAGANSAGPEPVSTAVGVGEQHPLSPSLSATVAAPPRCATVPLAAVAAAASIPAAPAPGAPSIASAFPAVRPAICGSCVVRGTCTMERVVLRPTNHLPRHFAECSRAGGARKGESEHDSDGDEDGSMGTERDRTGNTVATRTQRSPWAGQGERDSSAQHNYTDSTNWADDTTSAGEVDSDSAYASPLLATPTTTKATLAAGRAVAAATARVTDSREALPSVRILHHLMRQPPAVHVCQQGVLSLTDCIVDASLSSQPHLSVRRAGQLTAVVACEGPYAKLHCDYVRIVRSEGGDEEDSSAIEGGDSGASAAAPVAIPPASTHTPTPAPSLRRCGAVVAAAAADVTTVPLLLLSLADGAQCTLHMVGTSLNDWPYCAYTAAPMNHDGNDVCSDPTTRQERENTENSLGSAGHGGAAVAQLPPARLIAVRNAGIMLRTTGDTLAEVAYASITAILASQRSQVRLTHCTVTGTVPIILGSSSCSSLKFCRVVGGVRAGPTAAAIRVGHDAYLTLIRSSVWTLSRGLAVECMDSGCVQAIDSEELTLGTAAGPTDGPDEREGAAGEP; translated from the coding sequence atgccgACGAAGCAGTACATTCAGCTGCTACAGAAACTCTTTGTGTACTTGAAGCGCAACAGCGGCCGAAACGTGCCGCACGGTATCTCACAGGTCGCTCTCATCGACGATGATGACCTGACGAGGTGGTTCATCCAGCTGCTCTACAAAGATGAGAACAACGCGGACTTCTACGTGTCGCTCGAACTCGTCTTTagcgaagacgacgacggcgaggacggcGCGGCAGGAAGGGCGTGGGGTGAAAGCACCGGTGTCGGAGGCGCGCGATCGCTACATCGGTACCCTGCAAGACATGTGAGGCCGAGCGCAACggctccccaccccaccgaTGCAGCGCCACATTTGGCTGCCACAACATCGCCCCCACCCGTGCATCGGCACGACATGACGACAACGAGCTCTTCGACACCATCGCCGCAGTCATCTTTCTCGCTCGTCTCTGGAGGTGCAGGAGGTAAGGCGCGAGAGGTAGCAGCGTGCGATGGAAGCCGCGAGCTGACATCATGGACAGTCCCCGGCTCTCCagacggcagcagtggcttgCGCGCGAGTGTCAGAAGcacgcagcaacagcgtaGTGACGACGATCCTAACAGCAggcccaccgccaccaccccggAGCCGTACAACGAGCTCCAACGTCGCCCCGTGGACCTAGGGGTGGCGAGGCCGCAGACCGGCGGCAGCCGTCGTATTGCCCGCATGCCGCTCGTCTTCGTTGTGGCCCCGCGTCTCATCGCATCCTTCATTCACCACGGCGCCCTCTGCTCTCTCGAGCTCATGTCGCAGCACTGGGAGCTGACACCCGAGAACATCGTCCTGCTGCTAGTCGCGCTTTACGAGACCCTCAACCCTTTTGCCGGCGACGGCCGCGTGTCTGTTGATGACGCGGAGCGGATGGAGAGTCgccgcgaggcggcggcggcggcgggcgtAGATAGCGGCGGCGCATCGCCCTTTACAGGAGCCTACTCGGAGGAAGAGCATCAGCTCGGCATGGAGTACATCCATCGCGCGCATCCACACCTGTTCCGTCGCTACGTGGATCCGACCGCGGCGCATGCGGGTGCCGTGCGCGATGGCGCGACGTCTCTTCCTACCTCGGTGTCGAGGGGCAGCCTCGGCGCCCCCGCACCCCTTGCAAGCCACATTaccacagccacagcggccaccggcggcggcatggTGCAGAGAGCTCACCATGACATGTACTTGGGCAggggcagcgccgtcgccgccactggGTTCGACTCGGTGAGGCTGAGGGCCTCACCGCACGAGGCGCAGACAGCCGCAACGACCCTGTCATTCATGGAGCTCGGGTCCGCACATAGCCCTTGTGGTAgccatggcagcggcgcactcGCGCCACATGTATTGCGGGACATGTCTCGTCTTAACACCGCCGTGTACGATGCCCTTGTAGCCACCTACGCTCCCCCAGCGGAGCCCTTGCCGGCGtccccgccgcctccgctccACCCTATCCCGCCACAGCAACCACAACacccaacagcagcaacaacaccgGTCGTCATGCTGCTCGATTCATCCGCCCTTCTCGCGGATGCAGAGGGTGTGCAGCTGTTCCAGTCCGGTGTGCGGGGGGTGCAGCAGACCGTCGTCTCGACCACTGCAGTGGTGGATTGCAAGAACAGCGCGGCGGACAGCACCACGCCAGATATGCCTGCTATGCTACAGCAGCGCACCCCGTCGACAATGACGACGACAccattgccgctgccgtcagcagcgatgtCCATCTTCACGCCGGTCATGAACGCCGAGCGAGTGCTGCGTGCACGCCCGCCGGCGCTTTCGCACGTTGCCTATGCCCCTACACCCCCGCACAGAGCGGCGACAAACAGCGAGGAACTacagccaccgctgcagcagcgcgtcgccgAGCTGTGGATTCCattgacgctgccgccgccccccatCGGTACATCTTCAACACCGGCGACCAGCACTGCAACCACAAGGAATGTGGAAGGGTCTGGGACCACacaggtgctgcggctctcAGCAGCGGGCGTGTCATGCGAGGGCAGTGCTGCGGATGACGCAGCCGCCCCATTTCCCCTTGAGGTCCACCTCCTCGGTGacaccgacgacgacgtccAACAGGCGCGGGTGGCCTGCGTGCTGCGGAACATGCGCGTGTCCGTCACCGCCTCTCGAGagcccagcagcggcggcagtagaAAAGTCAGCACCTcagccacgcagcagcaccagcagcttcgcttctctctgcagTCATCGACGGCGCCGTCCCCGACAGGTGACGTGCACACGTGCCAGATACCCTGCGGCCTCACGCTACACTGCAGGAATATGTACCTCTACGGACACCTCCGTGTCTTCGGCGGCCTCGTACTCCACAACTGCGTCTTCGTCGGCACACTCACcacggaggagctggcgacTGTGCAGGTGTCGCACACTCACCTGGCGCTGATGCCCGACGATCGACTACTGCAAAGGCTGCCGCCGTACCGAAGTGGGCCgttccgccgccgtcgcagggCTGGACGTGGCGCGCCACCTCAACGATCCCCTTTCACAGCCTCGCCAGGCGCGGCGGCCAAGACCgacaaggcggcagcggcatctgcCGATACggcctgcagcgcagcagcggcaccgccgccgcccccggcCCTCTTCTACGCGCAACGGAAGGAATGCGTGCTCGTGCTCGACTCCTCTCGAGTGGAGATGTCCGAAGACACCCATGTCTATCGACTGATGCCCTACGttcacacagcagcagcagcagcggtgtgtgAGTGGCGACGCAGCAGTCGAGAGGTGAAGACTGAGAAGCCCGGCGACAAGCCCAAGGCTGTGAGTCATGAACTCGACCAGGGTGACAACGACGATGAAGTCGCCAGCAtcagcgacgacagcgagggCAGTGGCAACGagggaacagcagcagcagcagcagccgttgCGCCGTCTCTTGCAGCCATGATGACAGTCCTGCGCTCACTGATACTCGTGTCGAACCATGGTGGTCTGCGGCTCGTCCGCTGCACCGTCAACCCTGGCCGCCACACGGAGCGCTCCATATTTGCTGAACAAGACGCGATCGTAGATATGGCGCACTGCACCGTCACGGCCGccatcaccagcgccgtcagcgtcCAGGGGTGCCGTGCATACGTGGAGCACTGCCTCTTCGAAGGCAGCCCAACGACCACTGCCGCGGCAACGAGTCCCGTGCAGCCAGCTGAGGCAGTACCAGGCGAGCAAGGGGCTGAGGGGGACGGCGTGGACGCGGGAAGCGGTGATGGAATCCCCTCTAGTGATCGCAGTGAAatgcggcagcagaagccaGCACCGCCCATACGCGTCAACGACACGACGCGCTGCACAGGACTTAACGTCGAGCTCGGTGGCACCCTCACCGCCCGCCACTGCACAGCGCGGCATCTCTACTTCGCCTTCTGCGTCATCGCACACTCGGTGGCGCACTTCTACCGCTGCCATGCCGAGGACGTTGTGAACGGCTTCACTGTCGACGCCTCCGCGGCCACGCTGGATGGCTGTTCCGCCAACACGAATCACGTCGGCGCCTTCGTGCTGCGCAAGGCGAAGTGCATCCTGACAGACGACAGGTGCGGCAGCTTCCCGCGACGGTGCAGTCTGCTCGGCGAGGCCCACGAAACAGCATACCGCGCTGTGATGGGGGAGCTTCTGCAGAAgcaacaagagaagaaaggaggggtgGTGCCGCCGGCCATCTCAGCGACGGAGTCCTTGTGGACGTCTGCGGCAGCCGTTGCGGAGCGCACCGCTCGTGTCGCACGGCTTGCGCGACGTCACtacgaggagcagctgcctcGCTCCGATACGCTGAGCGACGCTGCTTCAGCGACCGCCACGGCAATCCACGCCTCGCACTGGCCCTCACCAACTGCAAGCGAGATGTcatcgccgcagcagacacTCGGTTTCTTTGGCGGTCGATTCAGCCTCGAAGTGCGCGACGCCGCGCTCAAGGCAACGGGGGTGACGCTGATGAACGCGCACGACACCTCCGTCTACGCCTACGAGGACAGCGTGGTGGAGCTGGAGGAATGCGTCTTGTGGTCGACGGCAGAGGCCGAAGAGGCCGCCaatgcggtggcggcgacagtggcagCCGCCCTCGGgtccgctgcatcgccagcCCCCTCGGCCACCTCGGCAACTGCGCTGAAGTTGACGGGTCTCCGCGCATCGAACAGCGCGGATGGCGGCACCGCCAGTGCGCTGCGGTCGAGGtcaccgcggcagcgctcaTGCGGTGTCAAGGCCGTCCACGCCAGCCTTAAGGCTCGTCGCTGTCTAATGACGGGTTACAGCTTTGGCGTTGCCGCCATCCAGTCGACGCAagcagagctgcaggagtgCATGGTGGTGAACGGCATCAACGGCTACACAATCGACCACTCGCAATGCCGACTGCAACACTGCGGCGCTGACACATCCCACGTGGGCCTCTTCGCCCTCAACAACTCTCGCGTGGAGGCCCACAGCACGCCGCACGTGGTGGGTGTCAGTGCCTGCGGgcgcacaccgccgccgctcatcTGTGGTGGGGTTCCGGCAGTCTTCTGCGGCGACGTCTACGGCGTGGAAAGCCAGTCCAGTGAGGTAGAGTGCACCGGCATCACCGTACTGCGCGGCCGCGACAGCGGCTTCAACGCGTACAACAGGAgcgtgctgcggctgacTAAGTGCCTCGTAGACGTGTCCCCCACGGACGCCGCACGTTATGTGTTTCACGGGAACAAccatagcagcagcagcagcggcggcggcggcggcggtgctggcaaGGCAAACGCGCCTGGTGGGGGGACCGggactgcagctgcagtaggaggaggagaaggagcgagggTGGGAAAACGCGGCAGCTCGAATGAGGACGGTGCAGCGGGTAAGCCTGACACATGGACTCGCTACCTCAACCTCGACGTCAGCCTCGCGGAGGAACTGGTGTacagcaccagcgacggTGCCCCTgaccacccccaccacgaTCGACTCCCATCATCCGTGTTGTGCCTCGCAGACCAGCAAGGCAACACAGCGCCTCACTGCGACGAGGTCTGCGAGgacgggagggaggaggtcaTGCGCCCCACTGCTCCGGCGGCCGCCACCCCGCCATCGGCGCTGTCGTCCGTCGTCCGCAGCGCTCCAGCTGTGCGTACCTCAGGAGTAAAGGTGTGGTCTGGAAGTCAGTGCCACGCGCAAGACACCGAAGTGCGCTGCGTCACGTTCGGCTTTGCCTCCCTCGGTCcggagacgctgctggatgCGCACCACTGCACGGCCAAGCACGTTGTCAACGGCTTCACCtccgacggcggcgcgctgcagctaaCCAAGTGCAGTGCCAGCAGCAACCACGTCGGCGTGTACATTCTTTCCCACGCGCACTGCGTcgtgcgccgcggcagctACACGGCAAAGAAGTACGGAATcgagtgccgcagcggtcTGCTGTCACTGCAGGGCCACGTGAAGATCTACGGGTTCTCGCGCATCGGTCTGTACCTGTACGACGGAGCGCACTGCGAAGCCGACCCGGACTGCGTACTGGACATCCACGCCCTGAAGCACGCCTCGCCATGGTCATCGGCCATGTCGTCGGcggccgtcgctgctgccgccaggaCAGCGTCAGGTAGTGCCAGCTCCACATGTCTCCTTCAGCCGTCcaagtcgcagcagcagccaccaaTGACGACGGCATCGGCCACCTCATTCTGCAGCCCCGAAGACGTGGCGAACGTATCCGACTTGCTACCCGCTTGCATCGCCCTTGACGAGGCGACGGCACATCTGCCACAGGCGGTgctcggtggtggcgctcgcTGCGGCATCACctgcggcgacggtgcgACGGGCTTCATTGGCAAATCCATCGTGTATGACTGCAGCTTAGTCGGCGTGAACGTCTTCTACGGCGCACACTTGACGCTCGCCAATGCGCTCCTCCGTTGCGCGCAGCAGTACGCGGTAGTCGTGCATGCCGGAGGCGTCTGTCGCATCACTCGAAAACCCGAAGGTGACGAGACGGTCAACAATGACCACGGCCCTGACATGGGCAGTGACGAAGAAGCTGAGGATCGCGGGGCAGGAAGCAGTGGCGGACTGAGGGGAATTCTGGGGTGGCATGGCCCCGGTGCCGCGGTGTCCGCGGCGGTCCGGCGCTTGCGGAGTCTGGCCTCGCACATCGTCGCAGTGCCGTGGCGTGTGGCccaccagtgggcagtgcGAAGTAATCCGAAcgacggagcagcagcagcggcagcaaccgAACCCGTTGTGGaagacggcagcagctgcggtacAGTACTCGCTAATGCGAGGGCTCGATCGTTCGCACCTCGATCCACGGCctacaccgccgccgccggtagAACAGCGATGCTCCCGGCCCTAACTTCCAGCGCGCCACGAACACCGAGACACCCCCCGCCGCGCGTCACTACGTGtacgcagcgcctctcttctgACGCCTCGTTGCGCCGAAGTGCTGGCACGAGGTCAGCCGCCTCGCCCAGCTCCGCTACGGCGACCACAGCGTCGCCAGTCACCATCCGTGCCGGTGACGTTGACGGTGCGCTTCTGGCAGAAGACGAGGATGAAGAGGTCGGCGGCAGCCGGTCCGTGCCGCTGACAAGGGctgtgcggcgccgcttGAAGTGGCTTTGCTGGGAAGCCCACCTCGATACTCGGCTGCCCTTCCGGCTGAACACGTTGATGATGCCCGTTGCCGCAGCGGGCGCTAATAGTGCCGGGCCTGAGCCTGTCAGCACGGCTGTCGGCGTAGGGGAACAGCACCCCTTATCACCGTCGCTTTccgccactgtcgctgctccaccccgctgcgccacggtGCCGTTGGCAGCggtcgcggcagcagcaagcatTCCTGCGGCCCCTGCACCCGGGGCGCcctccatcgcctctgcCTTTCCGGCGGTCCGCCCGGCAatctgcggcagctgcgtggTGCGCGGGACGTGCACGATGGAGCGCGTCGTGCTGCGGCCCACCAATCATCTACCGCGGCACTTCGCCGAGTGCAgccgcgccggcggtgcgcgaaagggggagagcgaacatgacagcgacggcgacgaggacgggTCGATGGGCACGGAGAGGGACCGCACCGGCAACACGGTGGCGACAAGAACGCAACGCAGCCCGTGGGCAGGGCAAGGGGAACGCGACTCGTCGGCGCAGCACAATTACACAGACAGCACCAACTGGGCTGACGACACAACCTCGGCGGGAGAGGTGGACAGCGACAGTGCGTACGCCTCCCCGCTCCTTGcaacccccaccaccaccaaggCAACCTTGGCGGCCGGtcgcgccgtcgccgctgctaccgccAGAGTCACAGACAGCAGGGAGGCTCTCCCTTCGGTGCGCATCCTGCACCACCTGATGCGTCAGCCGCCGGCTGTGCATGTTTGCCAGCAAGGCGTTTTGAGCCTCACGGACTGCATCGTTGacgcctcgctctcctcacAGCCGCACCTCAGTGTTCGGCGCGCCGGACAGCTCACAGCTGTCGTCGCGTGCGAGGGGCCGTATGCAAAGCTTCACTGCGATTACGTCCGTATCGTGCgcagtgagggaggagacgaggaggacagtAGCGCCATCGAGGGAGGTGATAGCGgtgcctccgccgcagctccGGTAGCGATACCCCCCgcctccacccacaccccgACCCCCGCGCCGTCGTTGCGTCGTTGTGGTGCTgtcgtggcagcggccgctgctgatgttaCCACTgtcccactgctgcttctctcacTTGCCGATGGCGCACAGTGCACGCTGCACATGGTTGGTACATCGCTGAATGATTGGCCGTACTGCGCCTACACTGCCGCACCGATGAACCACGACGGCAACGACGTCTGCAGCGACCCCACAACGAgacaggagagggagaacacTGAAAACTCGCTAGGCTCCGCTGGTcacggtggtgcggcagtggcgcaacTCCCACCTGCTCGTCTCATCGCGGTACGAAACGCTGGCATAatgctgcgcaccaccggAGATACGCTCGCCGAGGTCGCGTACGCGAGCATTACCGCCATCCTCGCGTCGCAGCGGTCGCAGGTGCGGCTGACGCATTGTACTGTGACTGGAACGGTGCCCATCATACTCGGCAGCAGTAGCTGCTCGTCCCTGAAGTTCTGCCGTGTGGTGGGTGGCGTGCGGGCCGGCCCCACTGCAGCCGCTATCCGAGTCGGGCACGACGCCTACTTGACCCTGATTCGCTCGTCAGTGTGGACGCTGTCTCGAGGGCTGGCGGTGGAGTGCATGGACTCTGGCTGCGTGCAGGCGATTGACAGTGAGGAACTGACGCTGGGCACGGCGGCGGGACCAACAGATGGGCCCGACGAACGTGAAGGGGCAGCTGGAGAGCCATGA